The following are from one region of the Heptranchias perlo isolate sHepPer1 chromosome 11, sHepPer1.hap1, whole genome shotgun sequence genome:
- the LOC137327284 gene encoding sodium/potassium-transporting ATPase subunit alpha, giving the protein MGKGTASDKYEPAATSENATKPKKKKDKKSKQKDMDELKKEVALDDHKLTLDELHRKYGTDLTQGLSSARAKEILARDGPNALTPPPTTPEWIKFCRQLFGGFSILLWIGAILCFLAYGIQAATEDEPANDNLYLGVVLSTVVIVTGCFSYYQEAKSSRIMESFKNMVPQQALVVRDGEKSTINAEDVVAGDLVEVKGGDRIPADLRIISAHGCKVDNSSLTGESEPQTRSPEFSSENPLETRNIAFFSTNCVEGTARGIVINTGDRTVMGRIATLASGLEVGRTPIAIEIEHFIHIITGVAVFLGVTFFILSLILGYSWLEAVIFLIGIIVANVPEGLLATVTVCLTLTAKRMARKNCLVKNLEAVETLGSTSTICSDKTGTLTQNRMTVAHMWFDNQIHEADTTENQSGAAFDKTSATWSALSRIASLCNRAVFQAGQENVPILKRSVAGDASESALLKCIELCCGSVQQVRDRNPKIVEIPFNSTNKYQLSIHENEKSSESRYLLVMKGAPERILDRCSTILLNGVEKPLNEEMKEGFQNAYLELGGLGERVLGFCHLLLPDSKYNEGYPFDPEEPNFPTSDLCFVGLMAMIDPPRAAVPDAVGKCRSAGIKVIMVTGDHPITAKAIAKGVGIISEGNETIEDIAARLNIPSSQVNPRDAKACVIHGTDLKDMTSEQLDDILHYHTEIVFARTSPQQKLIIVEGCQRQGAIVAVTGDGVNDSPALKKADIGVAMGIAGSDVSKQAADMILLDDNFASIVTGVEEGRLIFDNLKKSIAYTLTSNIPEITPFLVFIIGNVPLPLGTVTILCIDLGTDMVPAISLAYEQAESDIMKRQPRDPKADKLVNERLISMAYGQIGMIQALGGFFTYFVILAENGFLPMDLIGKRVFWDDRWKSDVEDSYGQQWTYEQRKIVEFTCHTSFFISIVVVQWADLVICKTRRNSIFQQGMKNKILIFGLFEETALAAFLSYCPGTDIALRMYPLKPNWWFCAFPYSLIIFLYDEMRRFIIRRSPGGWVELETYY; this is encoded by the exons GGTCTCTCCAGTGCTCGTGCCAAGGAGATTCTTGCTCGTGATGGCCCTAATGCACtaacacctccacccaccactccAGAGTGGATAAAGTTCTGTAGGCAGCTCTTTGGTGGCTTCTCAATCCTGCTGTGGATTGGTGCAATTCTTTGCTTTCTAGCATATGGTATTCAGGCTGCAACAGAGGATGAGCCAGCAAACGATAAT TTATACCTGGGAGTTGTATTGTCTACTGTGGTCATAGTAACTGGCTGTTTCTCATACTACCAAGAAGCAAAGAGCTCAAGGATCATGGAATCTTTCAAGAACATGGTGCCTCAG CAAGCCCTGGTTGTCCGAGATGGTGAGAAGAGTACCATCAATGCTGAGGACGTGGTTGCTGGAGATCTGGTGGAGGTAAAAGGTGGTGACCGTATCCCTGCAGATTTGCGAATCATCTCTGCACATGGTTGCAAG GTGGACAACTCCTCATTGACTGGAGAATCTGAGCCTCAGACTAGGTCACCTGAATTTTCCAGTGAAAACCCCTTGGAGACACGAAACATTGCTTTCTTCTCCACCAACTGTGTTGAAG GTACTGCTCGAGGTATTGTCATCAATACTGGTGACCGCACTGTCATGGGTAGGATTGCCACTCTAGCATCTGGACTGGAGGTTGGAAGAACTCCAATTGCTATTGAGATTGAACATTTCATCCACATCATTACAGGAGTGGCCGTCTTCCTTGGTGTGACcttcttcattctctccctcatcCTGGGATATAGCTGGCTTGAAGCGGTCATCTTCTTGATTGGAATCATTGTTgccaatgtaccagagggattaCTTGCTACTGTAACG GTGTGTCTAACCCTGACTGCTAAACGTATGGCACGGAAAAACTGCCTGGTGAAGAATCTGGAAGCTGTGGAGACACTAGGATCCACCTCTACTATCTGTTCTGATAAGACCGGAACACTAACGCAGAATCGAATGACCGTTGCTCACATGTGGTTTGACAACCAGATCCACGAAGCTGATACCACTGAAAACCAGTCAG GTGCTGCTTTTGACAAGACTTCTGCCACTTGGTCTGCATTGTCCCGTATTGCTTCATTGTGCAACCGGGCAGTTTTCCAGGCAGGACAAGAGAATGTGCCCATCCTGAAG CGAAGTGTTGCTGGAGATGCCTCTGAATCTGCCCTCCTAAAGTGTATTGAACTGTGTTGTGGATCGGTTCAGCAAGTGAGGGACCGCAACCCGAAGATCGTGGAAATTCCATTCAACTCCACCAATAAGTATCAG CTTTCTATCCATGAGAACGAAAAATCCAGTGAGAGTCGCTACCTGTTGGTGATGAAGGGAGCACCAGAACGGATCCTAGACCGTTGTTCCACTATTCTTTTGAATGGTGTAGAGAAGCCATTGaatgaggagatgaaggagggatTCCAGAATGCTTACTTGGAGCTAGGTGGCTTGGGAGAGCGAGTACTGG GGTTCTGCCATTTACTGCTGCCGGATAGTAAGTACAATGAAGGATATCCGTTTGACCCAGAAGAACCCAATTTCCCCACATCTGATCTGTGCTTCGTTGGGCTGATGGCAATGATCGATCCACCCCGTGCTGCTGTACCGGATGCTGTTGGCAAGTGCAGAAGTGCTGGGATCAAG GTTATAATGGTAACTGGTGACCATCCAATCACTGCTAAAGCAATTGCTAAAGGTGTGGGTATCATCTCGGAAGGAAATGAGACTATAGAAGACATTGCTGCTCGTCTGAACATTCCCAGTAGTCAGGTTAATCCCAG GGATGCTAAAGCTTGCGTTATCCATGGTACCGATCTTAAAGATATGACCTCAGAACAGTTGGATGACATCTTGCACTATCACACAGAGATAGTCTTTGCTCGAACTTCTCCACAACAGAAACTGATTATCGTAGAGGGCTGTCAAAGACAG GGTGCCATTGTAGCTGTGACAGGTGATGGTGTGAATGACTCTCCTGCTCTGAAGAAGGCTGATATAGGTGTTGCCATGGGTATTGCTGGCTCTGATGTGTCCAAGCAAGCTGCCGATATGATCCTACTAGATGATAATTTTGCCTCCATTGTCACTGGTGTGGAAGAAG GTCGCCTGATTTTTGATAACCTAAAGAAATCCATTGCCTACACCTTAACCAGTAACATCCCTGAAATCACACCCTTTCTGGTGTTCATCATTGGCAATGTCCCACTGCCACTCGGAACAGTCACCATCCTCTGCATTGATCTGGGTACTGACATG GTCCCTGCCATCTCCCTTGCTTATGAACAGGCTGAAAGTGATATAATGAAGAGACAGCCACGTGACCCCAAGGCAGACAAGCTGGTGAACGAGAGATTGATCAGTATGGCCTATGGACAGATTG GAATGATCCAGGCCTTGGGTGGTTTCTTCACATATTTTGTGATCTTGGCTGAGAATGGATTCCTTCCAATGGATCTAATTGGAAAACGTGTCTTTTGGGATGACCGGTGGAAAAGTGACGTAGAAGATAGCTATGGCCAACAGTGG ACTTATGAACAGCGGAAAATTGTGGAGTTCACATGCCACACTTCATTCTTCATCAGCATTGTGGTAGTGCAATGGGCTGACTTAGTGATCTGTAAGACCAGAAGGAACTCCATCTTCCAACAGGGAATGAA GAACAAAATTCTCATCTTCGGTTTGTTTGAAGAGACAGCACTCGCTGCATTCCTCTCATACTGCCCTGGCACTGATATAGCGCTCAGGATGTACCCACTCAA ACCTAACTGGTGGTTCTGTGCCTTTCCATACAGTCTTATCATATTTCTTTATGATGAAATGCGAAGGTTCATCATCCGTAGGAGCCCTGGAG GTTGGGTGGAGCTGGAAACGTATTATTAG